A single region of the Luteitalea sp. genome encodes:
- a CDS encoding fructose-bisphosphatase class II, with protein MESRAPVEKVIIAEAIRATEAGAIAAARLMGRGDRDGADQAAVTAMRKAMDDADISGTIVIGEGERDSAPMLYIGEQVGNPDAATSIDIAVDPLEGTNLVATGSTNATAVLAASEPGGLMHAPDTYLEKLIVGPMVAGHVSINDPVAQTLGTIAERLGRGVYDITVVILDRPRHEQLIADVRAAGA; from the coding sequence ATGGAATCGCGGGCACCCGTCGAGAAGGTCATCATCGCGGAGGCCATCCGCGCCACCGAGGCCGGCGCCATCGCGGCCGCCCGCCTCATGGGCCGTGGAGACCGGGATGGGGCGGACCAGGCGGCCGTCACCGCCATGCGCAAGGCGATGGACGATGCCGACATCAGCGGCACCATCGTCATCGGCGAGGGAGAGCGCGATTCCGCGCCGATGCTCTACATCGGCGAGCAGGTCGGCAACCCGGATGCGGCAACCTCCATCGACATCGCGGTGGATCCGCTGGAGGGCACGAACCTGGTGGCAACCGGATCCACCAACGCCACGGCGGTCCTCGCCGCCTCCGAGCCGGGCGGCCTCATGCACGCGCCGGACACCTACCTCGAGAAGCTGATCGTGGGACCGATGGTCGCGGGCCACGTGAGCATCAACGACCCGGTCGCGCAGACGCTCGGCACCATCGCGGAGCGCCTGGGACGCGGCGTGTACGACATCACGGTGGTCATCCTGGACCGGCCGCGCCACGAACAGCTGATCGCGGACGTTCGGGCGGCCGGCGCG